A stretch of the Mycobacteroides immunogenum genome encodes the following:
- a CDS encoding FkbM family methyltransferase, with amino-acid sequence MTRRVTAFGEIRDAVVGQGLRTLARTTPWVESELVGIAQVVKPGDVCLDVGAAAGFYTAELARLVGADGLVYSLEPLRFAHATSSAALGLRSAQNVRRHAVALGTNIGEQVMSVPLRNGKPITGRSFVDAGADGLGSNAEFDEHIRVVVDTESFDGFCERLNIARIDFVKIDVEGAELDVLVSGEKTIERTRPAMMLEVEDRHMERFGRTADDIVAWFAARDYRMSVWSADSWRPVDKVTETFRNYLFQPR; translated from the coding sequence ATGACCCGGCGCGTGACGGCCTTCGGCGAGATTCGTGATGCCGTGGTGGGGCAGGGCCTGCGCACACTTGCCCGCACCACCCCCTGGGTGGAAAGCGAACTGGTCGGCATCGCGCAGGTGGTCAAACCAGGCGATGTCTGCCTTGATGTGGGTGCGGCGGCGGGTTTCTACACCGCGGAGCTGGCCCGTCTGGTGGGTGCGGATGGCCTGGTCTACAGCCTGGAGCCGTTGCGGTTCGCGCACGCGACATCGTCGGCCGCCCTGGGGCTGCGTAGCGCGCAGAATGTGCGCCGCCACGCCGTCGCGCTCGGGACCAACATCGGCGAGCAGGTCATGAGCGTGCCGTTGCGCAACGGCAAGCCCATTACCGGACGGTCGTTTGTCGACGCGGGTGCCGACGGACTGGGTTCCAATGCCGAATTCGACGAACACATTCGGGTGGTTGTCGACACCGAGTCCTTCGACGGTTTCTGCGAGCGCCTCAACATCGCGCGGATCGACTTCGTGAAGATCGATGTGGAAGGTGCTGAACTCGATGTCCTGGTCAGTGGCGAGAAGACGATTGAGCGGACCCGCCCGGCGATGATGCTTGAGGTCGAGGACCGCCACATGGAGCGCTTCGGGCGTACCGCCGACGACATCGTCGCGTGGTTCGCGGCGCGGGACTACCGGATGTCGGTGTGGAGCGCTGACTCATGGCGTCCCGTGGACAAGGTCACCGAGACCTTCCGCAACTACCTGTTCCAGCCTCGCTGA
- a CDS encoding SRPBCC family protein: MALLRIERRSALPADAAFTRITDWPRHSEHIPLTTVVVTSEPPAGVGTTFVGRTRLGRIGFEDPMTVTRWEPPRDGRPGRCRLQKTGTLVLGWAEIEVHAEGAGSRVIWTEDVSVRGVPRIFDPLAKAGGQWMFGRALTGLLR, translated from the coding sequence ATGGCCCTTCTCAGAATAGAGCGCCGCAGCGCGCTGCCCGCCGACGCGGCATTTACGCGGATCACCGACTGGCCGCGGCACAGTGAGCACATCCCCTTGACCACCGTTGTCGTTACCAGTGAGCCGCCTGCTGGCGTGGGTACCACATTCGTGGGGCGAACAAGGCTGGGGCGCATCGGGTTTGAGGACCCCATGACGGTCACCCGATGGGAACCGCCGCGCGACGGTCGGCCCGGCCGCTGCCGTCTGCAGAAGACGGGAACGCTGGTCCTGGGGTGGGCCGAGATCGAGGTGCACGCGGAGGGCGCCGGCTCACGGGTGATCTGGACAGAGGACGTGAGTGTGCGCGGTGTGCCGCGGATATTCGATCCATTGGCCAAGGCCGGTGGGCAATGGATGTTCGGCCGCGCCCTCACCGGACTGCTGCGTTAG
- a CDS encoding glycosyltransferase family 87 protein has translation MVSVDAWFTGLVAGFRNSLAPRKAPPSVATILRSVLWPVAIMAVIHRSYVLGTNGYITDDFGPVYRAVIAFKRHQPVYGENFSYVDPHYIYPPGGTLLLAPFGYLPVDASRYWFITINTIAIVIAAYFLLRLFNFTLASVAAPALLLAMFCTESVTNTLVFTNINGVVLLLEVLFFGWLLKGDKKSDWLAGVAIGLTLVIKPLLAPLLLLPLLNRQWRVFAGALGIPAFFNLVALYGPRRVRIVDGWDYVRRTVKYLGETRDYFNSSIAGNGVYYGLPEPLIAFLRIAFLVIALVSVWLLYKYYRRRDPRFWALTTGGVLLTASFLLLGLGQGYYSMALFPFVMTIVLPNSVLRNWPAWLAVYGFFSMDRWLLGHWPTTGRALEYLKITYGWCLLLIVVMMVLVLRYRDAKAAGTLDQGLDPDWMRAQIGTKESAADDDTERPEGESDRRAVAGATDS, from the coding sequence GTGGTGTCAGTCGATGCGTGGTTTACCGGCCTAGTCGCCGGCTTCAGGAACTCTCTGGCACCGAGGAAAGCTCCGCCGTCGGTCGCGACCATCCTGCGTTCGGTGCTGTGGCCGGTGGCCATCATGGCGGTGATCCACCGCAGTTATGTGCTGGGCACCAACGGCTACATCACCGATGATTTCGGGCCCGTCTACCGGGCCGTCATCGCCTTCAAACGGCACCAGCCGGTCTACGGCGAGAACTTCTCCTACGTCGACCCGCACTACATCTATCCCCCGGGCGGCACCCTGCTGCTGGCGCCCTTCGGCTATCTACCGGTGGACGCCTCGCGCTACTGGTTCATCACCATCAACACCATCGCGATCGTCATCGCGGCCTACTTCCTGTTGCGGCTGTTCAACTTCACACTGGCCTCGGTAGCCGCGCCGGCACTGTTGCTCGCCATGTTCTGCACCGAGAGCGTCACCAACACATTGGTTTTCACCAATATCAACGGTGTGGTGCTGCTGCTGGAGGTGCTGTTCTTCGGCTGGCTGCTGAAGGGCGACAAGAAGTCGGACTGGCTGGCCGGTGTGGCCATCGGCCTGACGCTGGTGATTAAACCGCTGCTGGCTCCGCTGCTGCTACTGCCGTTGTTGAACCGCCAATGGCGCGTCTTCGCCGGTGCGCTCGGCATCCCCGCGTTCTTCAACCTGGTGGCCCTGTACGGCCCACGCAGGGTCCGGATCGTCGACGGCTGGGACTACGTCCGGCGCACCGTGAAGTACCTCGGCGAGACCCGCGACTACTTCAACAGCTCCATCGCAGGCAACGGGGTGTACTACGGGCTGCCCGAACCACTGATCGCCTTCTTGCGCATAGCCTTCCTGGTGATCGCGCTGGTCAGTGTGTGGCTGCTGTACAAGTACTACCGCCGGCGCGACCCCAGGTTCTGGGCGTTGACCACCGGCGGTGTGCTGCTCACCGCCTCCTTCCTGCTGCTGGGCCTGGGCCAGGGCTACTACTCGATGGCGCTGTTCCCGTTTGTGATGACGATCGTGCTACCCAACTCGGTGCTGCGGAACTGGCCGGCTTGGCTCGCGGTCTACGGATTCTTCTCCATGGACCGCTGGCTGCTGGGCCACTGGCCCACCACGGGACGCGCCCTGGAGTACCTGAAAATCACCTACGGCTGGTGCCTGCTGCTGATCGTCGTGATGATGGTGCTGGTGCTTCGGTACCGGGACGCCAAGGCCGCTGGCACACTGGATCAAGGACTAGACCCGGACTGGATGAGGGCCCAGATAGGCACTAAGGAGTCAGCCGCCGATGACGACACCGAACGACCCGAAGGTGAATCTGACCGACGAGCAGTGGCGGGAGCGACTGACTCCTGA
- a CDS encoding SDR family NAD(P)-dependent oxidoreductase has product MRVLITGGTGFVGGWTAKAMAEAGHKVRFLVRRETRLHTTVGTLGVDVSDYAVGDITDRESVEAALDGCDAVVHSAAMVSTDPKEADTMMAINLEGTRNVLGTAVAWGLDPIIHVSSITALFRPGLRTFTADLPAAGGTDGYGQSKARVELYVRELQDAAAPVTITYPGMVLGPPVGDQFGEAAEGVRWVLLMRSVPGRSAAWLVVDVRDLAALHTALLEPGCGPRRYTAGGHRLEVDELVELLTGAAGSTVLAVPVPDSLLRVAGTVMDQLGRYVPLETPMTEAGMQYYTQMPASDDTPSERELGVTYRDPRETLADTIVGLRAAKTNSRLFGLWPFSE; this is encoded by the coding sequence ATGCGCGTATTGATCACTGGCGGTACAGGATTCGTGGGTGGGTGGACCGCTAAGGCGATGGCCGAGGCGGGCCATAAGGTCCGGTTCCTGGTGCGCCGCGAGACCCGGCTGCACACCACGGTGGGCACTCTCGGCGTCGACGTATCCGACTACGCGGTCGGCGATATCACCGACCGGGAATCGGTCGAGGCGGCGCTCGACGGATGCGATGCGGTGGTGCACAGCGCGGCCATGGTTAGCACAGATCCCAAAGAGGCCGACACGATGATGGCCATCAATCTGGAGGGCACCCGCAATGTGCTCGGCACCGCGGTCGCATGGGGACTCGATCCGATCATCCATGTTTCGAGCATCACCGCACTGTTCAGACCGGGCCTGCGGACGTTCACGGCCGACCTGCCCGCGGCCGGCGGGACCGATGGATACGGTCAGTCGAAAGCTCGGGTCGAGCTGTATGTGCGCGAATTGCAGGACGCCGCCGCACCGGTCACCATCACCTATCCCGGCATGGTGTTGGGTCCGCCTGTCGGCGATCAGTTCGGTGAGGCCGCCGAGGGCGTGCGCTGGGTTTTGTTGATGCGATCGGTTCCGGGCCGTAGCGCCGCCTGGCTGGTGGTCGACGTTCGCGATCTCGCCGCGCTGCACACCGCGCTACTGGAGCCGGGCTGTGGTCCGCGGCGCTACACCGCGGGCGGTCATCGGCTGGAGGTCGACGAGCTGGTGGAACTGTTGACCGGCGCCGCGGGCAGCACCGTGCTCGCCGTTCCGGTGCCCGATTCGCTGCTGCGTGTGGCGGGGACCGTCATGGATCAGCTCGGCCGCTACGTGCCCCTGGAGACCCCGATGACCGAGGCGGGTATGCAGTACTACACACAGATGCCCGCCTCGGACGACACACCCAGTGAGCGTGAACTGGGGGTCACTTACCGAGATCCACGGGAGACACTGGCAGACACCATCGTTGGTTTGCGTGCCGCGAAGACGAACTCGAGGCTATTCGGACTATGGCCCTTCTCAGAATAG
- a CDS encoding alpha/beta hydrolase — translation MRARLMGAMAVAQLLTGVLAGCAPGPSAGPHFAMDEGHGNAGPSTAPPPSGPPSIDKPKVDLSWQDCTREVLANANITTSPTFTLECAEYKAPLDPINGAPGTVTLGAVRAKTSQTPADAGPLVFTTGSDLPSSVQLATWLNGPGAQVLKQRPVVAVDRRGIGRSDAITCRDTWDTRDIRDQAQNRGGDDPVASLGKIVETATTNCTDTISPGDSAYNDAHAAEDLEALRAQWDVPALALLGIGSGARVALAYAGSHPNKVARLLLDSPVAADIAAEAAAEQRLKGEQSAFDAFAAQCVANSCPLGPDPAGAVGDLLNRAQNGGLPWSRATVVRAITTALAYPVGDSTAVVQNLANTLNAARGPDSGALTPLVDRANALRDTDGQFVNSCSDALARPTPDRVRELVVAWGKQYPLFGRTSALELVNCLQWPSGSKPNPPQDLKINVLILGGQHDPISGSEGVSATAAVIINAKAASKRVMWQGIGHGAIVYTPCAQPPALAYLNDGKLPDTDTFCPA, via the coding sequence ATGCGTGCACGGCTGATGGGGGCGATGGCGGTTGCCCAGCTGCTAACCGGGGTACTGGCAGGGTGTGCACCCGGCCCTTCTGCGGGACCGCATTTCGCGATGGACGAGGGCCACGGAAATGCGGGTCCCTCCACAGCGCCGCCGCCGAGCGGCCCGCCGTCGATCGACAAACCCAAGGTCGACCTGTCCTGGCAAGACTGCACCCGTGAGGTGCTCGCCAACGCCAACATCACCACCTCGCCCACTTTCACGCTCGAGTGTGCGGAGTACAAGGCGCCGCTGGACCCGATCAACGGCGCGCCGGGCACCGTGACGCTGGGCGCGGTGCGCGCCAAGACCTCGCAGACCCCCGCCGATGCCGGTCCGCTCGTCTTCACCACGGGCTCCGATCTGCCGTCCTCGGTCCAGCTCGCGACCTGGCTCAACGGCCCGGGGGCGCAGGTGCTCAAGCAGCGGCCCGTCGTGGCCGTCGACCGGCGCGGTATCGGGCGATCCGACGCCATCACCTGCCGCGACACCTGGGACACCCGGGACATACGTGACCAGGCCCAGAACCGCGGCGGCGACGACCCGGTGGCAAGCCTGGGCAAGATCGTCGAGACGGCGACAACCAACTGCACCGACACCATCTCCCCCGGCGACTCCGCGTACAACGACGCGCACGCCGCCGAGGATCTGGAAGCGCTACGCGCGCAGTGGGATGTGCCGGCCCTGGCGCTCCTCGGTATAGGCAGCGGAGCCCGGGTCGCGTTGGCGTATGCCGGGTCCCATCCCAACAAGGTGGCCCGGCTACTGCTCGACTCGCCGGTCGCCGCCGACATCGCCGCAGAGGCGGCCGCCGAACAACGACTCAAGGGCGAGCAGTCCGCGTTCGACGCGTTCGCCGCGCAGTGCGTCGCCAACAGCTGCCCGCTGGGACCCGACCCGGCCGGGGCCGTGGGTGACCTGCTCAACCGCGCCCAGAACGGCGGTCTGCCCTGGTCCCGGGCGACAGTTGTCCGGGCCATCACCACAGCGCTGGCCTATCCGGTCGGCGACAGCACCGCCGTGGTCCAGAATCTTGCGAACACACTCAACGCCGCACGTGGCCCCGATAGCGGCGCGCTGACCCCGCTGGTGGATCGGGCCAACGCGCTGCGCGACACCGACGGGCAGTTCGTGAACTCCTGCAGCGACGCGCTGGCCCGCCCTACCCCCGACCGGGTGCGCGAGCTGGTGGTGGCCTGGGGCAAGCAGTACCCGCTGTTCGGCCGCACCTCCGCCCTGGAACTGGTGAACTGCCTGCAATGGCCCAGCGGATCCAAGCCCAACCCACCACAGGATCTGAAGATCAATGTGCTGATCCTCGGTGGGCAGCACGACCCGATCTCCGGCAGCGAGGGCGTCTCGGCGACGGCCGCGGTGATCATCAACGCCAAGGCTGCCAGCAAGCGCGTCATGTGGCAGGGCATCGGCCACGGGGCCATCGTCTACACCCCCTGCGCCCAACCCCCCGCCCTGGCGTACCTGAACGACGGAAAGCTGCCGGACACCGACACGTTCTGCCCGGCCTAG
- a CDS encoding DUF1942 domain-containing protein — MCQDRWVRLRPGLPLIAALSALAMLVAPTASALPDRMAPIGHIGETLHFDYGTIGADVTVHNIEPTGVPAGMATPRGVIWKAYVTIRPTKVPNAYALLMALKLGGISPETGDAYEPQRTDEPDDLNYALRNAPQGSTVNGAVYWDVYRGPVRHIVLRSTQTQVHLAQWDL; from the coding sequence ATGTGCCAAGATCGCTGGGTGCGTCTACGCCCCGGCCTCCCGCTCATCGCCGCCCTCAGCGCCCTTGCCATGTTGGTGGCGCCGACGGCCTCCGCGCTGCCCGACCGGATGGCGCCCATCGGGCATATCGGCGAGACGCTGCATTTCGACTACGGCACCATCGGCGCCGACGTCACCGTGCACAACATCGAGCCCACCGGCGTCCCCGCCGGCATGGCCACGCCGCGCGGGGTGATCTGGAAGGCGTACGTCACCATCCGGCCCACCAAGGTACCCAACGCGTACGCGCTGCTGATGGCGCTCAAACTCGGCGGCATCTCACCGGAAACCGGGGACGCCTACGAGCCGCAGCGCACCGATGAGCCCGATGACCTGAACTACGCGCTGCGCAACGCACCGCAAGGCTCGACGGTAAACGGCGCCGTGTACTGGGACGTCTACCGCGGGCCGGTGCGCCACATCGTGCTGCGGTCGACCCAGACCCAAGTTCACCTGGCGCAGTGGGACCTCTAA
- the msrB gene encoding peptide-methionine (R)-S-oxide reductase MsrB — MNLTDEQWRERLTPDEFAVLRRAGTERPFVGEYTDTKTEGVYNCRACGAELFRSTEKFESHCGWPSFFDPADSDAVILKPDDSLGMRRVEVLCANCHSHLGHVFEGEGYPTPTDQRYCINSISLTLQPS; from the coding sequence GTGAATCTGACCGACGAGCAGTGGCGGGAGCGACTGACTCCTGACGAGTTCGCGGTGCTGCGCCGGGCGGGCACCGAGCGACCGTTCGTCGGTGAATACACCGACACCAAGACCGAAGGTGTCTATAACTGCCGGGCCTGCGGCGCCGAGCTGTTCCGCAGCACCGAGAAATTCGAATCGCATTGTGGCTGGCCCTCGTTCTTCGACCCGGCCGATTCGGACGCGGTGATCCTCAAGCCCGACGACTCACTGGGCATGCGACGCGTGGAGGTGCTGTGCGCCAACTGCCACAGCCACCTGGGTCACGTGTTCGAGGGCGAGGGCTACCCCACGCCCACCGACCAGCGGTACTGCATCAACTCGATCTCACTGACGCTGCAGCCGTCCTGA
- the zapE gene encoding cell division protein ZapE codes for MTDPQSGAALGHSPSLRSPGSPQHLADRHPTVSNERLIAQLVPPPTFSSVSFDSYRPDPNEPTQTAAVEACRAFAQEATTRRAGKKKLFGKREVLPGVGIYLDGGFGVGKTHLLASIYHTVPGPKAFASFGELTQVASVFGFLECIELLADYTVVCIDEFELDDPGNTTLVSRLLSELVARGVSIAATSNTLPEQLGEGRFAAQDFLREIAALSAIFNTVRVEGPDYRHRDLPPAPEPHTDEQLRELAASINGATFDGFDELCKHLASMHPSRYLTLIEGVTAVFIAGVEQVHDQSVALRIVALTDRLYDAGIPVQASGAKLDTIFDEEMVAGGFRKKYLRATSRLLALSAAPLPGRD; via the coding sequence GTGACTGATCCGCAATCCGGTGCCGCTTTGGGCCATTCCCCGTCGCTCCGCTCGCCCGGGTCCCCGCAGCACCTTGCCGACCGGCACCCCACGGTTTCCAACGAGCGGCTGATTGCCCAGCTGGTGCCGCCCCCAACGTTCAGTTCGGTGAGTTTCGACTCCTACCGGCCCGATCCCAACGAGCCGACCCAGACGGCGGCCGTGGAAGCGTGCCGGGCCTTCGCGCAGGAAGCGACCACCCGCCGGGCCGGTAAGAAGAAGCTGTTCGGCAAGCGTGAGGTGCTGCCCGGAGTCGGGATCTACCTCGACGGTGGGTTCGGTGTGGGTAAGACGCACCTGCTGGCGTCGATCTATCACACGGTGCCGGGCCCCAAGGCATTTGCGAGCTTCGGTGAATTGACCCAGGTGGCAAGCGTTTTCGGCTTCCTGGAGTGCATCGAACTGTTGGCGGACTACACCGTGGTGTGCATCGACGAATTCGAGCTGGATGACCCCGGCAACACAACACTGGTATCCCGTCTGCTCTCGGAGCTGGTGGCGCGGGGAGTGTCGATCGCGGCCACCTCCAACACGCTGCCCGAGCAGCTCGGCGAGGGGCGGTTCGCGGCGCAGGACTTCCTGCGTGAGATCGCGGCGCTCTCGGCGATCTTCAACACCGTGCGTGTCGAAGGCCCGGACTACCGGCACCGCGATTTGCCACCCGCCCCCGAACCGCACACCGACGAGCAGCTTCGTGAGCTGGCGGCATCCATCAACGGCGCCACCTTCGACGGATTCGACGAGCTGTGCAAGCACCTGGCGAGCATGCATCCGTCGCGGTACCTGACCCTCATCGAGGGCGTGACGGCGGTCTTCATCGCGGGCGTGGAGCAGGTGCACGATCAGTCGGTGGCGCTGCGGATCGTGGCGTTGACCGACCGTCTCTACGACGCGGGTATCCCGGTGCAGGCTTCGGGCGCGAAACTGGACACGATCTTCGACGAGGAGATGGTGGCCGGCGGTTTCCGCAAGAAGTACCTGCGCGCCACCTCGCGGTTACTGGCGCTCAGCGCGGCGCCGCTACCCGGCCGCGACTGA
- a CDS encoding protoporphyrinogen oxidase, translating to MTPPSSGPASIAIVGGGISGLTAAYRLRGALGDDVRITVYDPAAQLGGILRTITLGEHRIDIGAEAFITRRPEVLDLLDELGLADRTLDTTGARPLIYAGGGLHPLPTRTVNGIPASASSVVGLVDDETVARIDSEPQRDMHWAVGAEPTVADLVSLRFGPQVVARLVDPLLGGVYAGSAATTGLRTAAPGIARALDEGAGSLLAAARQALPPISATGIFGAIDGGYAVLVEELWRRARAEHRQVAVGGIERDGAGWVVTGDGGLADAVDAVIVAVPAPRAAGILDAVAPESAAAARTIPVASSVVVALTLPGDAPIPANSGVLVASGEALHTKAITFSTGKWGLRGRRTQVVRLSYGRFGDTVARATTDEQLRHWAVTDLETVLGAAVDPIDAALARWIDAMPQYGPGHAEVVDAIRSGLPSGIAVAGSYLDGIGVPACVASASRAAQDSVARWRHG from the coding sequence GTGACGCCGCCGTCGTCGGGGCCTGCCTCCATTGCGATTGTGGGGGGCGGTATTTCGGGTCTGACGGCGGCATATCGGCTGCGCGGTGCACTCGGTGATGACGTTCGGATCACCGTGTACGACCCGGCCGCCCAACTGGGCGGCATCTTGCGCACTATCACGCTGGGTGAGCACCGCATCGATATCGGTGCCGAAGCATTCATCACCCGGCGCCCCGAGGTACTGGACCTGCTGGACGAACTGGGGCTGGCCGACCGCACGCTCGACACCACGGGGGCGCGGCCGCTGATCTACGCCGGCGGCGGTCTGCATCCGCTGCCCACCAGGACCGTGAACGGCATTCCCGCCTCGGCGTCCTCGGTGGTCGGGCTGGTCGACGACGAGACCGTCGCACGCATCGACAGCGAACCCCAGCGCGATATGCATTGGGCCGTCGGCGCCGAACCGACCGTCGCCGATCTGGTGTCGCTGCGGTTCGGGCCGCAGGTCGTCGCGCGTCTGGTCGATCCGTTGCTCGGTGGCGTGTACGCGGGCTCGGCCGCCACGACGGGCCTGCGCACGGCGGCGCCCGGTATCGCGCGGGCGCTGGATGAGGGGGCGGGCAGTCTGCTGGCGGCGGCCCGGCAGGCGCTGCCGCCGATCTCCGCCACCGGCATCTTCGGTGCCATCGACGGCGGCTACGCGGTGCTGGTGGAGGAACTCTGGCGCCGTGCGCGGGCTGAACACCGGCAGGTCGCTGTCGGCGGAATCGAACGCGACGGTGCGGGCTGGGTCGTCACCGGCGACGGCGGGCTGGCGGATGCCGTTGACGCGGTCATTGTGGCAGTACCCGCTCCGCGCGCCGCCGGGATTCTCGACGCGGTGGCACCCGAATCGGCGGCGGCGGCACGCACCATCCCGGTGGCTTCCTCGGTGGTGGTGGCGTTGACCCTGCCTGGCGATGCCCCGATTCCCGCCAATTCGGGTGTGCTCGTCGCGTCGGGAGAAGCCTTGCATACCAAGGCCATAACCTTCTCGACCGGCAAGTGGGGGTTACGCGGACGCCGCACCCAGGTGGTGCGGTTGTCCTACGGCCGCTTCGGCGACACGGTGGCGCGTGCCACCACCGACGAGCAGCTGCGGCATTGGGCGGTGACCGATCTGGAAACCGTGCTTGGCGCTGCGGTCGACCCGATCGACGCGGCGCTGGCCCGCTGGATCGATGCCATGCCACAGTACGGGCCAGGCCACGCTGAAGTGGTCGACGCCATCCGTTCCGGATTGCCGTCCGGAATCGCGGTGGCAGGCTCCTACCTGGACGGGATAGGGGTGCCGGCTTGTGTGGCCTCCGCCTCTCGGGCCGCGCAGGACAGCGTGGCACGATGGAGGCATGGCTAG
- a CDS encoding pyrimidine reductase family protein — translation MADSDDEQVIRGTAGTQLTQLSTGRPVDSSELIDLYDYPLSDQTYLRANMIGSLDGAATVAGLSGGLGGDGDRAVFAAMRANADVILVGSGTVRAERYHGAHLPVGQRQRRQARGQGEVPTIAVVTASGAVDPSVPLFDESEVAPIVVTSASGAANAASRVPGAQILVADQAGKVDLRAALAELHGRGLSRVLCEGGPSLLGTLLSARLVDELCLTVAPTTVGGSGARIAAGPTDELTAWRRVLLLADTDGYLFTRHVRD, via the coding sequence GTGGCCGACAGTGACGATGAACAGGTGATTCGGGGCACGGCTGGGACGCAGCTCACACAGCTGAGCACCGGTAGGCCGGTCGACTCCAGTGAGCTTATCGACCTGTACGACTACCCCTTGAGCGATCAAACCTATTTGCGCGCCAACATGATTGGCAGCCTGGATGGTGCCGCGACGGTGGCCGGTTTGTCCGGCGGGCTCGGCGGCGACGGCGACCGGGCGGTCTTCGCCGCGATGCGTGCCAACGCCGATGTGATTCTGGTCGGATCCGGCACGGTGCGCGCCGAGCGCTATCACGGCGCCCATCTGCCGGTTGGCCAGCGCCAACGCCGTCAGGCCCGCGGACAGGGCGAAGTCCCGACGATTGCCGTGGTCACGGCCTCGGGGGCGGTGGATCCGAGCGTTCCCCTGTTCGACGAGTCAGAGGTCGCCCCCATCGTGGTGACATCGGCCTCCGGGGCGGCGAACGCCGCGTCCCGCGTGCCCGGCGCGCAGATACTCGTCGCCGACCAGGCCGGAAAGGTCGACCTGCGGGCGGCACTGGCCGAACTGCACGGCCGGGGGTTGTCCCGGGTGCTGTGCGAGGGCGGTCCTTCCCTGCTGGGCACCCTGCTCTCGGCCCGCCTTGTCGATGAGCTGTGTCTGACCGTGGCCCCCACCACGGTGGGCGGCAGCGGGGCCCGGATCGCAGCGGGTCCCACCGACGAGCTCACGGCGTGGCGACGGGTGTTGCTACTCGCAGATACGGACGGCTACCTGTTCACGCGGCACGTCCGGGATTAG
- the hemQ gene encoding hydrogen peroxide-dependent heme synthase — MASLDFDTLNSTIRYLMFSVFQVRDGGLGDDRDGVADEVATLIKRHEDDGVVVRGIYDVAGLRADADFMIWSHAESIEKLQALYSDFRRSTALGRASTPVWSNAALHRPAEFNKSHIPAFLAGEEPGAYICVYPFVRSYDWYLLPDEERRKMLADHGIAARAYKDVRANTVPAFALGDYEWLLAFEAPELYRIVDLMRDLRATEARLHVREETPFFTGPRISPEELVARLP; from the coding sequence ATGGCTAGCCTCGATTTCGACACCCTCAACTCCACCATCCGTTACCTGATGTTCTCGGTGTTCCAGGTACGCGACGGCGGATTGGGCGATGACCGTGATGGCGTCGCCGACGAGGTGGCCACCCTGATCAAACGGCACGAGGATGACGGCGTGGTGGTGCGCGGCATCTACGACGTGGCGGGTCTCCGTGCCGACGCCGACTTCATGATCTGGTCGCACGCCGAGTCCATCGAGAAGCTGCAGGCGCTGTACAGCGACTTCCGGCGCAGCACCGCCCTGGGCCGGGCCAGTACTCCGGTATGGAGCAACGCGGCCCTGCACCGTCCGGCCGAGTTCAACAAGAGCCACATCCCCGCGTTCCTGGCGGGCGAGGAGCCGGGCGCCTACATCTGCGTGTATCCCTTTGTCCGGTCCTATGATTGGTACTTGCTGCCCGATGAGGAGCGGCGCAAGATGCTTGCCGATCACGGTATCGCCGCGCGCGCGTACAAGGATGTGCGCGCCAACACCGTGCCGGCCTTCGCGCTCGGCGACTACGAGTGGCTGCTGGCGTTCGAGGCACCCGAGCTGTACCGCATCGTCGACTTGATGCGCGATCTGCGCGCCACCGAGGCGCGGCTACATGTACGCGAGGAAACCCCGTTCTTCACCGGCCCGCGCATCTCGCCGGAAGAACTCGTCGCCCGCCTGCCGTAG
- a CDS encoding GNAT family N-acetyltransferase: MPIQVSVATAADSAELAAVAARTFPLACPPSSTADDVAAFIAANLSAENFDEYLRDHHVLVARADDTAIIGYAMLVDGVADDPDVQQAVTLRPAMQLSKMYVVPEFHQAGVAATLMSAALTEAAAFGASGVWLGVNQENERAQRFYAKHGFTRSGTKTFQVGERLENDYVMQCPISRARSVAAG; the protein is encoded by the coding sequence ATGCCGATTCAGGTCAGCGTCGCCACCGCGGCCGACAGCGCCGAACTGGCGGCCGTCGCCGCCCGCACCTTCCCGCTCGCCTGTCCCCCGTCGTCCACTGCCGATGACGTGGCGGCCTTCATCGCGGCCAATCTCAGCGCCGAAAACTTCGACGAATACCTCCGTGACCACCACGTACTGGTGGCCCGTGCGGACGACACCGCGATCATCGGATACGCGATGCTGGTCGACGGCGTCGCCGACGACCCGGATGTGCAGCAGGCGGTGACGCTACGGCCCGCCATGCAGCTTTCCAAGATGTACGTGGTGCCCGAGTTCCACCAGGCCGGCGTGGCGGCGACGCTGATGAGCGCGGCACTGACCGAGGCCGCCGCGTTCGGCGCGAGTGGCGTGTGGCTGGGCGTCAATCAGGAAAATGAACGCGCGCAACGCTTTTATGCCAAGCATGGCTTTACCCGCAGTGGTACGAAGACCTTCCAGGTGGGCGAACGGCTGGAGAACGACTACGTGATGCAGTGCCCGATCAGTCGTGCCCGATCAGTCGCGGCCGGGTAG